DNA from Fusarium musae strain F31 chromosome 7, whole genome shotgun sequence:
CAGGTCTGCGACTCATGACACAAGCCGTACTAGTTTTCATGTCAAACACATCGGCCAATTCGCACAAAGACTTGAAGATGTTAGTCTCTACTATCCGTCATAAGGACAGTTTCTAAACTCCTCTCCAGTCCGCCGCCCGCGCTTTCCCTAATCGTGGACGCTCCTCAGCCAGATACAGCAAAGTACAAGCATTGCTATTACACTGGAACTCGGATGATCTCTTCGTTATCCCTGAATTGGAAGACCTTGAAAAGTGTTTGAGTGAGGACTATGGCTTTAACACTGACATATTTGCCATCCCTTCAGAGAACTCTCATCTGGAGTTGATGATGCGCATAGGGCAACTGATCAAAGATCACGAGTCCCAGGATACATTGTTCGTGGTCTACTACGGTGGTCATGCCAGAATTGACGAGTCTCGGCAAAGCACCTGGTGTGCGTAAGTATTTCTAGTCGCCATGTCATAGAGATTGTCTAACTTTTGTCAGTACCCGTGAGGCGAATTCGCCTTGGCTTCAGTAAGATCCTCCTCAACACGTATACAACCACACGTCTAACGAGAAAAGGTGGTCTGCGATTCAGACTCTACTCGAACGCTCACTATCAGATGTTCTCATTCTGTTAGATTGCTGCGCTGGGGCTGCAAGTGCAACTTTTCCCAGTGGAGCCAGTATCACCGAGACTATCTCAGCTTCGAGCTGGGACGCCATTGCCCCTGATCCCGGACGATACTCTTTCACCAATGCCCTCATTGAAGTGCTTCAGGAGTGGCGAGTCCGAGCCTTCTCCGCCGCTATGCTCCACGCCGAGGTTCTTGCTCGATTAAAACACCCTCgacccatcaccatcaatggcAAATACTTTGAGGCTCGATCGACCCCTGTGCATTTCATGATGACTTCTAACCACAAAGCGCCAAGCATCGAAATGTCTCGGATGTCCCGCGGCGATAACTTGCCATCTCCTGAGTTACTACCGACACCAGCGGTGGCCCATGAGACTGGCCGAGCGGCTGATTCCACCACGCCTGTCTCACGGAATGACTACATGTTTACTGAACCCAACGAAGATACTCCTCATGTCATGATTTCTTTGGCGTTGGAGGATGACCAGCGGCTTGATATCAACGCATGGGAGCAATGGCTCGGCGCCTTCCCTGCAATGGCCAAATATGTCAAGGTTCAGGGTGTTTTCAAGAGTCACTCTACAATGCTCCTTGTCTCCATGCCGGTCTCTATCTGGGACTTGCTGCCAGAAGACCATGCAACATCATTCGTTGCTTTTATCCGATCGAATAACTTGATGACTCAGAAGCCCCGAAACCAATCGGTGCCGACCTTGGTTCCCGCAAACCGTTATCCCGCAGAAAATGACAGCGCATCGTTCATTTCAGGTGTTTCAGGTACAACCTTTGTACCTACTGAACTTACGGGGTTGACTGGCCAGATGGGAGCTTTTCGGGATCCTGCGTACGGCAGGCAAACAGGGCCTGTGGTCCGGAGTACTCTCCCGCCTATTCAGCAGCTCTCGCCCTTGCATATGCCACCACTACCTGGATCATCACCTCAGAGCTTATCGCAGCGATCCATGAGACCGATGCATTCCACAACATCTCTTGCCACACTACAGAGGCAACAGTCGTCGTCCTCTTTGGGGGGCAGTGGAAACCTGACGAGACAGATGATTATGAGTCAACAGCAAGCTCTGCGGCGTACCACTTTTGGTTCTGATGTTCCAGAACCTAAAAAGTTCTCTCCTCATGTAGAGAAACGTCTAGAAGAATATTACCAGACTGAGCCATTGCCCAATGATGGGCAGAAAGCATTTTTCGCTTCAAACTTGGGAGTAGAACCGTGGCATGTTGAAGTCTGGTTCCATCATCGGAGAGAGAGGGATGCGTTTTCCCAACTATTCGCAGCCCTGAGAGTCGAAGATTCAAAAGTCGGTGCTCACGAAGGGCCACGCATGATCTTGCCAGCGAATCTAAGTGAACTTTTGGACATATCTTTACCAGGCCAGAGTCTTTTACTCGATATTCGGTCATCGACAGAATTCCAGAGGTCGCACATCAGGGGTGCAATCCATTTGCGTGCCCCCCAATCCTTCCTACGCCCAGCCTCTCTAGATATGGTTGAGCGGGCCTTCCCCGACGCACAGAGTCGGAGGATATTCTCACGCTGGCAGCAAGCGAGATGTATTGTATTCTACTCACGTGGGCTTGAGTATCCCTGGGAGTGCCCCTCAGCTGATACTTTGCTGGAGAAGCTCTGGGCATGTGGCTGGCACGGACGATGCTTCATTCTGAAAGGACACTATCGAGAGTTCAGTGACTCATTCGGCAAACACGTCTACCGCGTTCAAGACAACGATGCCGAGAAAGAGGCCCCCAAGGAGGCACCTATCAGTGAAGGTATGTCAAGCAATGAGACGGAGCTTGCTGCTCTTTTCGCACGATTGGAAACAGAGGACCAGACACGTCATCTGAGCTCATCTCCTGGACATAATGAAGAGCGAACCACAGCACTAGTAGAACAAGAAAAGGCCCTTGAGAGTGAGTTCCA
Protein-coding regions in this window:
- a CDS encoding hypothetical protein (EggNog:ENOG41), encoding MADHQPYVTIRSRRPVEGPGSRSTGPPMSAARAFPNRGRSSARYSKVQALLLHWNSDDLFVIPELEDLEKCLSEDYGFNTDIFAIPSENSHLELMMRIGQLIKDHESQDTLFVVYYGGHARIDESRQSTWCAWSAIQTLLERSLSDVLILLDCCAGAASATFPSGASITETISASSWDAIAPDPGRYSFTNALIEVLQEWRVRAFSAAMLHAEVLARLKHPRPITINGKYFEARSTPVHFMMTSNHKAPSIEMSRMSRGDNLPSPELLPTPAVAHETGRAADSTTPVSRNDYMFTEPNEDTPHVMISLALEDDQRLDINAWEQWLGAFPAMAKYVKVQGVFKSHSTMLLVSMPVSIWDLLPEDHATSFVAFIRSNNLMTQKPRNQSVPTLVPANRYPAENDSASFISGVSGTTFVPTELTGLTGQMGAFRDPAYGRQTGPVVRSTLPPIQQLSPLHMPPLPGSSPQSLSQRSMRPMHSTTSLATLQRQQSSSSLGGSGNLTRQMIMSQQQALRRTTFGSDVPEPKKFSPHVEKRLEEYYQTEPLPNDGQKAFFASNLGVEPWHVEVWFHHRRERDAFSQLFAALRVEDSKVGAHEGPRMILPANLSELLDISLPGQSLLLDIRSSTEFQRSHIRGAIHLRAPQSFLRPASLDMVERAFPDAQSRRIFSRWQQARCIVFYSRGLEYPWECPSADTLLEKLWACGWHGRCFILKGHYREFSDSFGKHVYRVQDNDAEKEAPKEAPISEGMSSNETELAALFARLETEDQTRHLSSSPGHNEERTTALVEQEKALESEFQNHFPALFKKAQDVHGVGRSDDESFVTKAQMVEYLDRGLTKIRDGQASQAEATVYEPGHSKLAADSYFDRTNFNRESDEYVEVPRGDEAVSDGSPQMTSKGKETRAASSPDEITPRGRGSGLLNKVFRRA